The following proteins come from a genomic window of Paenibacillus sp. CAA11:
- a CDS encoding HAD family hydrolase — translation MNATAIIFDLDNTLMDRDATFRQFTEQLVEELLMELNPQQRKDWIDYIIESDADGYRDKDGFFQELVDKLPWAQAMDLGKLRSFYDANYMNHARTMKHAVELLEHLKEQGYKLGLLTNGYTLLQNGKIDTLQLRRFFDQIVISEETGYRKPDERIYRIALERLGTSADETLIIGDHPENDIWGAAQAGIRGIWLRRNHTWSDRLQGRPWQEISELDEIVTILGQEIS, via the coding sequence ATGAATGCAACAGCCATCATATTTGACCTGGACAATACGCTGATGGATCGGGACGCGACCTTTCGGCAATTCACTGAACAGCTTGTAGAGGAGCTGCTCATGGAGCTGAATCCGCAGCAGCGGAAAGATTGGATCGATTATATTATTGAATCGGATGCAGATGGCTATCGGGATAAGGATGGCTTCTTTCAGGAGCTTGTTGACAAGCTGCCATGGGCTCAAGCGATGGATCTAGGGAAGCTGCGTTCTTTTTATGACGCTAATTATATGAATCATGCCAGAACGATGAAGCATGCAGTAGAGCTGCTTGAACATTTAAAGGAACAAGGCTATAAGCTGGGATTGCTTACGAACGGATATACCTTGCTTCAGAATGGTAAAATTGATACCCTTCAACTTCGACGTTTTTTTGATCAAATTGTCATTTCCGAGGAGACAGGTTACCGTAAACCGGATGAGCGTATTTATCGAATCGCTTTGGAGCGGCTGGGAACGTCTGCGGATGAGACACTAATCATAGGAGATCATCCGGAGAATGATATATGGGGGGCTGCGCAGGCTGGAATTCGCGGAATTTGGCTTCGACGCAATCACACATGGAGCGACCGGCTGCAG
- a CDS encoding DUF3939 domain-containing protein, whose protein sequence is MLFWRKRVKNAAPIEATLDDIRKAVLRYEDEMPDSVNRLTLVQTDGSLDLSRLTRYLGGVSERKFYVSRETFEIFTEEDRHIPYYLDLVQLAVDDYVNETGKLPLKPNSNDQEVDYRVLVQGRYLTEIPPIKLYITGQEMMLSHRAPLAGNLTAARSIEPIVPEARA, encoded by the coding sequence ATGCTATTCTGGAGAAAAAGGGTAAAGAATGCTGCTCCTATTGAAGCTACTTTGGACGATATTCGCAAAGCTGTACTTCGCTATGAGGACGAAATGCCAGACTCGGTAAACCGGTTAACGTTAGTGCAGACAGACGGAAGCTTGGACTTAAGCCGGCTCACCAGGTACTTAGGCGGTGTAAGTGAACGTAAATTTTATGTATCTAGAGAAACATTTGAAATATTCACGGAAGAAGACCGGCATATACCATACTATCTTGATTTGGTGCAGCTTGCCGTTGATGACTATGTGAATGAGACAGGCAAGCTTCCACTGAAGCCGAATTCTAATGATCAAGAGGTAGACTACAGAGTATTGGTTCAAGGACGTTATTTAACCGAGATCCCACCGATCAAGCTGTACATTACCGGTCAGGAAATGATGCTCAGTCATCGGGCTCCTCTAGCCGGAAATTTAACTGCTGCCCGTTCGATTGAACCGATAGTTCCTGAAGCAAGAGCTTAG